Proteins found in one Miscanthus floridulus cultivar M001 chromosome 4, ASM1932011v1, whole genome shotgun sequence genomic segment:
- the LOC136551505 gene encoding cyclin-D3-2-like, translating into MTAFAALFDPLYCPEEHLDLYQEEPGEGADEQWPDQHGQQQQPAALDDELPALFEALRAKEGVVLAGEGEEDGYGGAAGREAAIGWASRAAARLGFSALTAALAAAYLDRCFLPGGALRLGDQPWIARLAAVSCVALAAKVEETHVPLLPDLQLCAAAISDADAADPYVFEAKTVRRMELLVLSALGWRMHPVTPFSYLQPVLADAAMRLRNCEGVLLAVMADWRWPRHRPSAWAAAALQSTAGGDDGDTELLALINAPEDETAECAKIISEVTRKSFLACDVSVSAGNKRKHAAARMYSPPLSPRGVIGALSCFSCESSTSTATTAAGFGPSWAPSAPVSVSSSPEPSGRAPKRAAAAGVAVPVPHPLPPDEESRDAWPSTCAA; encoded by the exons ATGACAGCTTTCGCCGCGCTGTTCGACCCCCTCTACTGCCCGGAGGAGCACCTCGATCTGTACCAGGAAGAACCCGGCGAGGGTGCGGACGAGCAGTGGCCGGACCAGCacggacagcagcagcagccggcggcTCTTGACGACGAGCTGCCGGCGCTGTTCGAGGCGCTCCGGGCCAAGGAGGGCGTGGTGCTGGCGGGCGAGGGGGAGGAGGACGGGTACGGCGGCGCGGCGGGCCGGGAGGCCGCGATCGGCTGGGCGTCACGCGCCGCGGCGCGGCTGGGCTTCTCCGCGCTCAccgccgcgctcgccgccgcctaCCTTGACCGCTGCTTCCTCCCCGGGGGCGCGCTCCGGCTCGGCGACCAGCCCTGGATTGCGCGCCTCGCCGCCGTCTCCTGCGTCGCGCTCGCCGCCAAGGTCGAGGAGACGCACGTGCCGCTGCTTCCGGACCTCCAGCTCTGTGCCGCTGCCAtctccgacgccgacgccgcggaTCCGTACGTGTTCGAGGCCAAGACGGTGCGCCGGATGGAGCTGCTCGTGCTCTCCGCGCTTGGGTGGCGGATGCACCCTGTCACGCCCTTCTCCTACCTCCAGCCCGTCCTCGCCGACGCTGCGATGCGCCTGCGCAACTGCGAGGGCGTCCTGCTCGCGGTCATGGCCG ATTGGAGGTGGCCTCGGCACCGGCCTTCGGCGTGGGCCGCTGCAGCGCTGCAGAGCACAgccggcggcgacgacggcgacaCGGAGCTCCTGGCGCTCATCAATGCCCCCGAG GACGAGACCGCGGAGTGCGCCAAGATCATCTCCGAGGTGACGCGTAAGAGCTTCCTGGCCTGCGATGTCAGCGTGAGCGCCGGGAATAAGCGCAAGCACGCGGCGGCACGGATGTACTCGCCGCCGCTGAGCCCGCGCGGCGTGATCGGCGCGCTGTCCTGCTTCAGCTGCGAGAGCTCGACGTCCACCGCTACTACGGCTGCGGGGTTCGGCCCGTCGTGGGCACCGTCGGCGCCCGTGTCCGTGTCGTCCTCCCCGGAGCCCTCCGGTCGGGCCCCCAAGCGCGCTGCGGCGGCGGGGGTCGCGGTCCCGGTTCCGCACCCGCTTCCCCCCGACGAGGAGAGCCGCGACGCCTGGCCGTCCACCTGCGCCGCGTGA